The DNA segment cctatcgggctctgtcatatctacacttgaaactgtgtatggagtcagcctccaccacatcacttcctaatgcattccatttgtcaaccactctgacactaaaaaagttctttctaatatctctgtggctcatttgggcactcagtttccacctgtgtcccctagtacgtgtgccccttgtgttaaatagactgtctttatctaccctatcaatccccttcagaatcttgaatgtggtgatcatgtcccccctaactcttctgtcttccagcgaagtgaggtttaattcccgtagtctctcctcgtagctcatacctctcagctcgggtactagtctggtggcaaacctttgaaccttttccagtttagtcttatccttgactagatatggactccatgctggggctgcatactccaggattggcctgacatatgtggtatacaaagttctgaatgattctttacacaagtttctgaatgccgttcgtatgttggccagcctggcatatgccgctgatgttatccgcttgatatgtgctgcaggagacaggtctggcgtgatatcaacccccaagtctttttccttctctgactcctgaagaatttcctctcccagatgataccttgtatctggcctcctgctccctacacctatcttcattacattacatttggttgggttaaactctaacaaccatttgttcgaccattccttcagcttgtctaggtcttcttgaagcctcaaacagtcctcttctgttttaatccttctcataattttagcatcgtccgcaaacattgagagaaatgaatcgataccctccgggagatcatttacatatatcagaaacaagataggaccgagtacagagccctgtgggactccactggtgacttcacgccaatcggaggtctcacccctcaccgtaactctctgcttcctattgcttagatactcccttatccactggagcaccttaccagctacacctgcctgtctctccagcttatgtaccagcctcttatgcggtactgtgtcaaaggctttccgacaatccaagaaaatgcagtccgcccagccctctctttcttgcttaatctgtgtcacctgatcgtagaattctatcaagcctgtaaggcaagatttaccctccctgaatccatgttggcgatttgtcacgaagtcccttctctccagatgtgttaccaggttttttctcacgatcttctccatcaccttgcatggtatacaagtcaaggacactggcctgtagttcagtgcctcttgtctgtcgccctttttgtatattgggaccacattcgccgtcttccatatttctggtaggtctcccgtctctagtgacttactatacactatggagagtggcaggcaaagtgcctctgcacactctttcagtacccatggtgagatcccatctggaccaacagcctttctaacatccagatccagcaggtgtctcttgacctcctctctcgtaatttcgaactcctccaaggccgcctggtttacctccctttctcctaacacagtgacctcaccctgttctattgtgaagacctcctggaacctcttgttgagttcctcacacacctctctgtcattctctgtatacctgtcctcgcctgttctaagtttcaatacctgttctttcactgttgttttccttctgatgtgactgtggagtagctttggttcggtcttggctttgtttgctatatcattttcaaaatttttatctgcttctcttctcaccctgacgtactcattcctggttctctggtatctctctctgctttctggtgttctgttattccggaagttcctccacgcctttttgttcagtttcttcgcttccatacatgccctattataccatggattcttctgttgcttctcggatttttccctttgggccgggatgaacctgtttactgcctcctgacacttttgggtaacatagtccatcataccctgtacagacttgtctctgaggtctgtgtcccaaggtatttcacttaggaaacttctcatctgttcataattcccctttcggtatgccagccttttgattcctagttctttttggggggagataagtcctagctctaccaggtactcaaaattcaatacactgtggtcactcattcccaagggcgcttccatcttaacttcccttatatcccattcatttagggtaaatatcaaatcaagcattgctggttcatcttctcctctcattcttgttggttctatggtgtgctggcttagaatcctgtgtgtctgtgtgtgtgtgtgtctgtgtgtgtgtgtgtgtgtgtgtactcacctagttgtactcacctagttgtgtttgcgggggttgagctctggctctttggtcccgcctctcaacacactgtgtgtgtgtgtgtgtgtgtgtgtgtgtgtgtgtgtgtgtgtgtgtgtgtgtgtgtgtgtgtgtgtgtgtgtgtgtgtgtgtgtgtctgtgtgtgtgtgtgtctgtgtgtgtgtctctgtgtgtgtgtgtgcgtgtgtgtctgtgtatgtgtgtgtgtgtgtgtgtgtctgtgtatgtgtgtgtgtgtctgtgtgtgtgtgtgtctgtgtgtgtgtctgtgtgtgtgtctgtgtgtgtgtgtgtgtgtgtctgtgtatgtgtgtgtgtgtgtgtgtgtgtgtgtgtgtgtgtgtgtgtctgtgtatgtgtgtgtgtgtgtgtgtgtgtgtgtgtctgtgtgtgtgtgtgtgtgtgtgtgtgtgtgtgtttactagttgtgtttttacgggggttgagctttgctctttcggcccgcctctcaactgtcaatcaactgtttactaactactttttttttttccacaccacacacacacacaccccaggaagcagcccgtgacagctgactaactcccaggtaccaatttactgctaggtaacaggggcattcagggtgaaagaaactttgcccatttgtttctgcctcgtgcgggaatcgaacccgcgccacagaattacgaatcctgcgcgctatccaccaggctacgaggcccctatgagcggtgtgtgtctgtgtgtgtgtgtgtgtctgtgtgtgtgtgtgtgtgtgtgtgtgtgtgtgtgtgtgtgtgtgtgtgtgtgtgtgtgtgtgtgtgtgtgtgtgtctgtgtgtgtgtctgtgtgtgtgtctgtgtgtgtgtgtgtgtgtgtgtgtgtgtgtgtgtgtgtgtgtgtgtgtgtgtgtgtgtgtgtgtgtgtgtctgtgtgtctgtgtgtctgtgtgtgtgtctgtgtgtgtgtgtgtgtgtgtgtgtgtgtgtgtgtgtgtgtgtgtgtgtgtgtgtgtgtgtgtgtgtgtgtgtgtgtctgtgtgtctgtgtgtctgtgtgtctgtgtgtctgtgtgtgtgtgtgtgtatactcacctatttgtgattgcggagttgagctctggctctttggccccgcctctcaactgtcaatcaacaggtgtacagattcctgagcctactgggctctatcatatctacattataaactgtgtatagagtcagcctccaccacatcactgcctaatgcattccatttgttaaccactctgacactaacaaatCATATAAAGTAATATGCCAGCATATAAGGTAATACAAAAaatttttctaacgtctctgtggctcatctgggtactaagtttccacctgtgtccccttgttcgtgtcccacccgtgctgaagagtttgtctttgtccaccctgtcaattcccctgagaattttgtaggtggtgatcatgtctccccttacccttctgttttccagggatgtgaggctcAGCTCCCTTATTCTTTCcaagtagctcatacctctcagttccgggacgagcctggtggcatacctctgaatgttctctaactttgtcttgtgtttaactaggtatggactccaggctggagccgcatgctccaggattggtctgtatgtgtccgttagcgtgtgtgtacgtgcgtgtgtatgtgtgctttAGCGTGtgttgcgcgtgcgtgtgtgtgtgtctcccctcactctcctcccGGCTCGTCTGGCATCTCTCTTCCTCACAGACACTAACACTGGTGCCTCTCCTCATACCCCTGTACCCACTGACACCAATTTTTGGGTGCCCCTACCCGGCGCCTGTGCCCCACACGCCCCGAGTGCCCCGAGCGCAGTGCCCACCTGGGCAACAACACAATCCATGCCAATGATGTCATTCGCCCGGCCGCGCTGGCAGTGTCGGATGAGtgcccggcccccccccccccccacgtcctaCCTCAGCGACTGGAAGGTGACATTCTCACACGATATTCACCCAACTTATCCAAGGCCTTTTATAAATGAGACCAAGGAAAAGATATCTACAAAAAAGAGAGATAAACTGTGTCTTCCAGCGGACCAGAGTATACTGTGTCTTCCAGTGGACCAGAGTATACTGTGTCTTCCAGTGGACCAGAGTATACCGTGTCTTCCAGTGGACCAGAGTATACTGTGTCTTCCAGTGGACCAGAGTATACTGTGTCTTCCAGTGGACCAGAGTATACTGTGTCTTCCAGTGGACCAGAGTATACTGTGTCTTCCAGTGGACCAGAGTATACTGTGTCTTCTAGTGGACCAGAGTATACTGTGTCTTCCAGTGGACCAGAGTATACTGTGTCTTCCAGTGGACCAGAGTATACTGTGTCTTCTAGTGGACCTGAGTATACTGTGTCTTCCAGTGGACCAGAGTATACTGTGTCTTCCAGTGGACCAGAGTATACTGTGTCTTCAAGTGGACCTGAGTATACTGTGTCTTCCAGTGGACCAGAGTATACTGTGTCTTCCAGTGGACCAGAGTATACTGTGTCTTCAAGTGGACCTGAGTATACTGTGTCTTCCAGTGGACCAGAGTATACTGTGTCTTCCAGTGGACCAGAGTATACTGTGTCTTCCAGTGGACCAGAGTATACTGTGTCTTCCAGTGGACCAGAGTATACTGTGTCTTCCAGTGGACCAGAGTATACTGTGTCTTCCAGTGGACCAGAGTATACTGTGTCTTCCAGTGGACCAGAGTATACTGTGTCTTCTAGTGGACCAGAGTATACTGTGTCTTCCAGTGGACCAGAGTATACTGTGTCTTCCAGTGGACCAGAGTATACTGTGTCTTCTAGTGGACCTGAGTATACTGTGTCTTCCAGTGGACCAGAGTATACTGTGTCTTCCAGTGGACCAGAGTATACTGTGTCTTCAAGTGGACCTGAGTATACTGTGTCTTCCAGTGGACCAGAGTATACTGTGTCTTCCAGTGGACCAGAGTATACTGTGTCTTCAAGTGGACCTGAGTATACTGTGTCTTCCAGTGGACCAGAGTATACTGTGTCTTCCAGTGGACCAGAGTATACTGTGTCTTCTAGTGGACCAGAGTATACTGTGTCTTCCAGTGGACCAGAGTATACTGTGTCTTCCAGTGGACCAGAGTATACTGTGTCTTCCAGTGGACCAGAGTATACTGTGTCTTCCAGTGGACCAGAGTATACTGTGTCTTCCAGTGGACCAGAGTATACTGTGTCTTCTAGTGGACCAGAGTATACTGTGTCTTCCAGTGGACCAGAGTATACTGTGTCTTCCAGTGGACCAGAGTATACTGTGTCTTCTAGTGGACCTGAGTATACTGTGTCTTCCAGTGGACCAGAGTATACTGTGTCTTCCAGTGGACCAGAGTATACTGTGTCTTCAAGTGGACCTGAGTATACTGTGTCTTCCAGTGGACCAGAGTATACTGTGTCTTCCAGTGGACCAGAGTATACTGTGTCTTCAAGTGGACCTGAGTATACTGTGTCTTCCAGTGGACCAGAGTATACTGTGTCTTCCAGTGGACCAGAGTATACTGTGTCTTCTAGTGGACCAGAGTATACTGTGTCTTCCAGTGGACCAGAGTATACTGTGTCTTCCAGTGGACCAGAGTATACTGTGTCTTCTAGTGGACCTGAGTATACTGTGTCTTCCAGTGGACCAGAGTATACTGTGTCTTCCAGTGGACCAGAGTATACTGTGTCTTCAAGTGGACCTGAGTATACTGTGTCTTCCAGTGGACCAGAGTATACTGTGTCTTCCAGTGGACCAGAGTATACTGTGTCTTCCAGTGGACCAGAGTATACTGTGTCTTCCAGTGGACCAGAGTATACTGTGTCTTCCAGTGGACCAGAGTATACTGTGTCTTCTAGTGGACCTGAGTATACTGTGTCTTCCAGTGGACCAGAGTATACTGTGTCTTCCAGTGGACCAGAGTATACTGTGTCTTCAAGTGGACCTGAGTATACTGTGTCTTCCAGTGGACCAGAGTATACTGTGTCTTCCAGTGGACCAGAGTATACTGTGTCTTCCAGTGGACCAGAGTATACTGTGTCTTCCAGTGGACCAGAGTATACTGTGTCTTCTAGTGGACCAGAGTATACTGTGTCTTCCAGTGGACCAGAGTATACTGTGTCTTCTAGTGGACCAGAGTATACTGTGTCTTCTAGTGGACCAGAGTATACTGTGTCTTCCGGTGGACCAGAGTATACTGTGTCTTCCAGTGGACCAGAGTATACTGTGTCTTCTAGTGGACCAGAGTATACTGTGTCTTCCAGTGGACCAGAGTATACTGTGTCTTCTAGTGGACCAGAGTATACTGTGTCTTCCAGTGGACCAGAGTatactgtgtcttgtaccctgtgtcctgtaccctgcctCGCGccgtgtgtggggctggtgtgtggggctggtgtgtgggggctgatgtgtagggctggtgtgaggggctggtgtgtgggagctggtgtgtggggctggagtgtggggctggtgtgagGGGCTGGTGTGAGGGGCTGGTGTGTcgggggctggtgtgtggggggctggtgtgtgggggctggtgtgtgggggctggtgtggtggggctggtgtgtggggggctggtgtgaggggctggtgtgggggggctggtgtgtgtggggctggtgtgtggggctggtgtgaggggctggtgtgtggggggctggtgtgaggggctggtgtgtgggagctggtgtgtggggctggtgtgtggggctggagtgtggggctggtgtgagGGGCTGGTGTGAGGGGCTGGTGTGTcgggggctggtgtgtggggggctggtgtgtggggctggtgtgtgggggctggtgtgtggggctggtgtgtgggggctggtgtgtggggctggtgtgaggggctggtgtgtgggggctggtgtgaggggctggtgtgtggggctggtgtgtcgggggctggtgtgtgggggctggtgtgtgggggctggtgtgtgggggctggtgtgtggggctggtgtgtggggctggtgtgaggggctggtgtgtggggggctggtgtgaggggctggtgtgtggggctggtgtgtcgggggctggtgtgtggggggctggtgtgtggggggctggtgtgtggggctggtgtgtgggggctggtgtgaggggctggtgtgtgggaggctggtgtgtagggctggtgtgtggggctggtgtgtggggggctggtgtgtggggggctggtgtgtgggggctggtgtgtgggggctggtgtggtggggctggtgtgtggggctggtgtgagGAGCTGGTGtgaggggctggtgtgtggggctggtgtgaggggctggtgtgtggggctggtgtggggggctggtgtgtggggctggtgtgtgaggcaggtgtggggggctggtgtgaggggctggtgtgtggggggctggtgtgtggggggctggtgtgtggggctggtgtgtggggctggtgtgtggggctggtgtgtgggggctggtgtgtgggggctgatgtgtggggctggtgtgtggggctggtgtgtggggggctggtgtgtgggggctggtgtgtgggggctggtgtgtgggggctggtgtgtgggggctggtgtgtgggggctggtgtgtggggctggtttgggggctggtgtgt comes from the Procambarus clarkii isolate CNS0578487 chromosome 58, FALCON_Pclarkii_2.0, whole genome shotgun sequence genome and includes:
- the LOC138353552 gene encoding mucin-22-like codes for the protein MFMVDQRNSPWHSSMFSQAGGKKFGLKNIRIDCQRLCSQPDIEAEEEEEVSRAGYGGGHEYYRQDQQSGVPGPAAPVLQRTCTRWPGTPGILNTLARYSSGPEYTVSSSGPEYTVSSSGPEYTVSSSGPEYTVSSSGPEYTVSSSGPEYTVSSSGPEYTVSSSGPEYTVSSSGPEYTVSSSGPEYTVSSSGPEYTVSSSGPEYTVSSSGPEYTVSSSGPEYTVSSSGPEYTVSSSGPEYTVSSSGPEYTVSSSGPEYTVSSSGPEYTVSSSGPEYTVSSSGPEYTVSSSGPEYTVSSSGPEYTVSSSGPEYTVSSSGPEYTVSSSGPEYTVSSSGPEYTVSSSGPEYTVSSSGPEYTVSSSGPEYTVSSSGPEYTVSSSGPEYTVSSSGPEYTVSSSGPEYTVSSSGPEYTVSSSGPEYTVSSSGPEYTVSSSGPEYTVSSSGPEYTVSSSGPEYTVSSSGPEYTVSSSGPEYTVSSSGPEYTVSSSGPEYTVSSSGPEYTVSSSGPEYTVSSSGPEYTVSSSGPEYTVSSSGPEYTVSSSGPEYTVSSSGPEYTVSSSGPEYTVSSSGPEYTVSSSGPEYTVSSSGPEYTVSSSGPEYTVSSSGPEYTVSSSGPEYTVSSSGPEYTVSSSGPEYTVSSSGPEYTVSSSGPEYTVSSSGPEYTVSSSGPEYTVSSSGPEYTVSSSGPEYTVSSSGPEYTVSSSGPEYTVSSSGPEYTVSSSGPEYTVSSSGPEYTVSSSGPEYTVSSSGPEYTVSSSGPEYTVSSSGPEYTVSSSGPEYTVSSSGPEYTVSSSGPEYTVSSSGPEYTVSSGGPEYTVSSSGPEYTVSSSGPEYTVSSSGPEYTVSSSGPEYTVSSSGPDLKFLKEFVDLLRGARVTVIRASLDVESLFTNVPVDETMGMRVDGVYRDPACTSLDITYQKT